One Geotrypetes seraphini chromosome 15, aGeoSer1.1, whole genome shotgun sequence genomic window carries:
- the ABHD11 gene encoding protein ABHD11 isoform X3: MVFPSETSFKMEARRSLYGRPSNPKSSSAMILSYDLFDGTVPDTPLVFLHGLFGSKSNFQSIAKVLVQKTGRKVLTMDARNHGNSPHSPEMTYEAMSADVQRLLHQLHFSTCILIGHSMGGKTAMTIALQKPDLVERLICVDISPVPITGHSKFPTYISSMNNIHLEDQLPRSMARRLAEEQLQPVVQDAAVRQFLLTNLVKKNGQYCWRLNLEAISHHLPDIMSFPEFQSTYPGPALFLGGADSCYISSEDYSEIERLFPKAEIQYILDAGHWVHADQTQEFIAAICRFLLTS; encoded by the exons TGCAATGATTCTGTCGTATGACCTGTTTGATGGGACTGTGCCTGATACGCCCCTGGTTTTCCTTCATGGTCTTTTTGGCAGCAAGTCTAACTTCCAGTCTATAGCCAAAGTCTTGGTTCAGAAGACAGGCAGGAAG GTGCTGACCATGGATGCTCGTAATCATGGTAACAGCCCACACAGTCCTGAAATGACATATGAGGCAATGAGCGCTGATGTCCAGAGGCTCTTGCACCAACTGCACTTCAGCACATGTATTCTGATTGGGCACAGCATGGGAGGCAAAACTGCTATGACTATAGCACTTCAGAAG CCGGATCTGGTGGAGCGTCTGATATGTGTGGACATTAGCCCTGTCCCAATCACTGGACATAGCAAGTTTCCAACCTATATCTCATCCATGAACAACATTCACCTGGAGGATCAGCTTCCGAGATCAATGGCTCGGAGACTGGCTGAGGAGCAGCTGCAGCCTGTAGTGCAG GATGCTGCAGTGAGGCAGTTCCTCCTCACAAACCTGGTGAAAAAGAATGGGCAGTATTGCTGGAGGCTGAATTTGGAGGCCATATCCCATCACCTACCTGACATTATGAGCTTCCCAGAGTTCCAGTCAACTTATCCTGGACCAGCACTCTTTCTGGGAGGTGCAGACTCCTGCTACATCAG CTCGGAGGACTATTCTGAAATTGAACGTCTGTTTCCCAAAGCAGAGATTCAGTACATTCTGGATGCAGGGCACTGGGTCCATGCAGACCAAACACAGGAGTTCATCGCTGCCATCTGCAGGTTCTTGCTCACCTCATAG
- the ABHD11 gene encoding protein ABHD11 isoform X4, which yields MILSYDLFDGTVPDTPLVFLHGLFGSKSNFQSIAKVLVQKTGRKVLTMDARNHGNSPHSPEMTYEAMSADVQRLLHQLHFSTCILIGHSMGGKTAMTIALQKPDLVERLICVDISPVPITGHSKFPTYISSMNNIHLEDQLPRSMARRLAEEQLQPVVQDAAVRQFLLTNLVKKNGQYCWRLNLEAISHHLPDIMSFPEFQSTYPGPALFLGGADSCYISSEDYSEIERLFPKAEIQYILDAGHWVHADQTQEFIAAICRFLLTS from the exons ATGATTCTGTCGTATGACCTGTTTGATGGGACTGTGCCTGATACGCCCCTGGTTTTCCTTCATGGTCTTTTTGGCAGCAAGTCTAACTTCCAGTCTATAGCCAAAGTCTTGGTTCAGAAGACAGGCAGGAAG GTGCTGACCATGGATGCTCGTAATCATGGTAACAGCCCACACAGTCCTGAAATGACATATGAGGCAATGAGCGCTGATGTCCAGAGGCTCTTGCACCAACTGCACTTCAGCACATGTATTCTGATTGGGCACAGCATGGGAGGCAAAACTGCTATGACTATAGCACTTCAGAAG CCGGATCTGGTGGAGCGTCTGATATGTGTGGACATTAGCCCTGTCCCAATCACTGGACATAGCAAGTTTCCAACCTATATCTCATCCATGAACAACATTCACCTGGAGGATCAGCTTCCGAGATCAATGGCTCGGAGACTGGCTGAGGAGCAGCTGCAGCCTGTAGTGCAG GATGCTGCAGTGAGGCAGTTCCTCCTCACAAACCTGGTGAAAAAGAATGGGCAGTATTGCTGGAGGCTGAATTTGGAGGCCATATCCCATCACCTACCTGACATTATGAGCTTCCCAGAGTTCCAGTCAACTTATCCTGGACCAGCACTCTTTCTGGGAGGTGCAGACTCCTGCTACATCAG CTCGGAGGACTATTCTGAAATTGAACGTCTGTTTCCCAAAGCAGAGATTCAGTACATTCTGGATGCAGGGCACTGGGTCCATGCAGACCAAACACAGGAGTTCATCGCTGCCATCTGCAGGTTCTTGCTCACCTCATAG